A region of Ictidomys tridecemlineatus isolate mIctTri1 chromosome 4, mIctTri1.hap1, whole genome shotgun sequence DNA encodes the following proteins:
- the Fam111a gene encoding serine protease FAM111A, producing MSCKKRRSQKNLFDVKKNMKIENYFSQDPKEQQNNSGIIQMKMQSRKRPRDITNTQDQNSHSPRKTPKVQTTSPNKIITITLDVNLGEMEKRKHILIHSEGDSLLAGLKTLDAVRKAMETRPGKEMLVRGTEGIEGFLNLGMPLSCFPENSHVVITFSKSKSKQKEDGQVFGRLNQESTDVVKFYIHAIGKTRKRIVKHGELHKEGNKLCVYGFKGETIKDTMCKDGRFLPFLETDSWKLIGNLDSILENSQLIDELEGKLFQVEAKKVMNPKAEAAQNNELEERNTRVLKEYIVEEYPCLKRESEKIRENLKEKMKKRQKNTSLFELHKTNFGKRTKNSTPVKVIKHLSQLSDSVGYIFWNNNGNEGCATCFVFKGLFIFTCRHVINDIVGEGIEPSQWADIISQCVMVKFDYEDTPVTKDNCFLVEPWFEISDTTLDYAVLKLKENGQEVPAGLYNGIGPIPSSGLIYIIGHPEGEKKHTDACVVIPQGKREEKCKEKIQMRTAAGYDKSEFVHMYTPRSFQEMLQNPDVITYDTTFFFGSSGSPVFDSKGSLVAMHAAGTTFPILREKAHIIEFGPAMNSIVSNIKQNHERWYNDVFLNQQDVEMPSQEY from the exons ATGAGCTGTAAGAAACGCAGGTCACAGAAGAACTTGTTTGAtgtgaaaaaaaacatgaaaatagagaactatttttctcag GACCCCAAAGAACAGCAGAATAATTCTGGTATTATTCAAATGAAGATGCAATCTAGAAAAAGGCCAAGAGATATAACTAACACCCAGGATCAAAATTCCCACTCACCCAGGAAAACTCCAAAAGTCCAGACCACTTCTCCAAACAAGATCATTACTATTACCTTGGATGTAAACCTTGGAGAAATGGAGAAGAGGAAACACATACTCATACACAGCGAGGGGGACAGCTTGCTGGCGGGGCTCAAAACCCTTGATGCTGTCAGAAAAGCTATGGAGACTCGGCCAGGTAAGGAAATGCTGGTGCGTGGCACAGAAGGAATTGAAGGCTTCTTAAACCTGGGAATGCCACTCAGTTGTTTTCCTGAAAACAGCCACGTGGTAATTACATTTTCCAAAAGTAAAAGCAAGCAGAAAGAAGATGGCCAAGTATTTGGCCGGCTCAACCAGGAATCTACTGACGTGGTCAAATTTTACATTCATGCAATTGGGAAGACCAGAAAACGAATTGTGAAGCATGGGGAACTTCACAAAGAAGGAAACAAACTCTGTGTCTATGGTTTCAAAGGAGAAACCATTAAGGACACCATGTGCAAGGATGGAAGGTTTCTTCCCTTTTTGGAGACTGACAGTTGGAAGCTCATTGGTAACCTGGACTCCATTCTAGAAAACTCACAGCTGATAGATGAGTTAGAAGGTAAGCTCTTTCAAGTTGAGGCTAAGAAAGTAATGAACCCTAAGGCAGAAGCTGCTCAAAACAATGAGTTAGAAGAAAGAAACACCCGTGTGTTGAAAGAGTACATTGTGGAAGAGTATCCCTGTttgaaaagagaaagtgaaaaaatcagggaaaacttgaaggaaaaaatgaaaaaaagacagaagaataCTTCTCTATTTGAATTGCATAAAACAAATTTTGGGAAACGCACAAAAAACTCAACTCCAGTGAAAGTGATCAAACATCTTTCACAACTCAGTGACTCAGTGGGGTACATATTCTGGAACAATAATGGAAATGAAGGCTGTGCCACCTGctttgtttttaagggattgtTCATTTTCACTTGTCGGCATGTAATAAACGATATCGTGGGAGAAGGAATAGAGCCAAGCCAGTGGGCAGATATAATCAGTCAATGTGTAATGGTGAAATTCGATTATGAAGATACCCCAGTCACAAAAGACAACTGCTTTCTCGTTGAACCTTGGTTTGAGATATCTGACACAACTCTTGACTACGCCGTcctgaaactgaaagaaaacggACAAGAAGTACCTGCGGGACTGTATAATGGGATTGGTCCTATACCGTCTAGTGGTTTGATATATATTATTGGCCAtccagaaggagaaaagaagcaTACTGATGCTTGTGTTGTGATTCCTCAGGGTAAACGAGAAGAGAAATGTAAGGAAAAGATTCAGATGAGAACAGCAGCAGGTTACGATAAATCTGAGTTTGTCCACATGTACACTCCAAGAAGCTTCCAGGAAATGCTTCAAAATCCTGATGTGATTACCTATGacaccacctttttttttgggtcttctggcTCTCCGGTGTTTGATTCCAAAGGTTCCTTGGTGGCCATGCATGCTGCTGGCACCACATTTCCGATACTGAGAGAGAAGGCTCATATCATTGAGTTTGGTCCGGCTATGAACAGTATCGTCTCAAATATTAAGCAAAACCATGAAAGATGGTATAATGATGTATTTCTAAACCAACAGGATGTAGAAATGCCAAGTCAAGAGTACTGA